A region of the Pseudobacteriovorax antillogorgiicola genome:
GCACGAGAAGCTGAATTCCATGGCTTGCGATTCTGATGGCTTTGCCATGAGATCCTAGCTCAACATCGTCGACTCTATTCCGAATAGTGAATCCATCAGGATGATGCCCAAGTTTTATGTGATGGGGACGAATTCCTAGATAACAGTCGCTGCCAGCTTTAGAGTTTGAAAGGGACCAAATATCTTTAGAATCAGATAGTAAGACTTTGTTACCTTGTTCTATATCACCATTAAGAATATTCATTCCTGGGCTACCTACAAACTGGGCCACAAAAGGGTCTTGGGGGGAGTTGTAAATCTCGTGTGGGCTTCCAGACTGTAAAACCACTCCCTGATTTAACACGATGACTTCATCCGCAAAGCTCATGGCTTCTTTTTGGTCATGGGTCACCAGAATCATCGTTTGCGGAAACTTTTCTTGAGAGGCTACAATCTTTCTGCGAACGTCTTGCTTTCGCTGAGGATCGACCATCGTTAAAGGTTCATCTAATAGAATCCCATTGACATCACTTCTGACAAGTGCTCTTCCCAAAGAGACCAGCTGTTTTTGAAATCCTGAAAGACTCTTCGATTGAAGGTTCAAGAAGGGTTCTAGCTCTAAAACCTTAATGACTTCATCAACTCTTTGCCGGTCTCGTGCTAGTTTGCGGAACGTTCTCCGGATTGGGAAAATCAAGTTTTGCTTAACGGTCATGGACTCATAAACGACCGGAAACTGAAATACTTGAG
Encoded here:
- a CDS encoding ABC transporter ATP-binding protein, which encodes MVDIRVEGIGHSYSNDSDWALRPFHFTFKSGVKYALLGPSGCGKTTLLNILSGLLSPSTGKIFIGDADVTHKNCRHRNIAQVFQFPVVYESMTVKQNLIFPIRRTFRKLARDRQRVDEVIKVLELEPFLNLQSKSLSGFQKQLVSLGRALVRSDVNGILLDEPLTMVDPQRKQDVRRKIVASQEKFPQTMILVTHDQKEAMSFADEVIVLNQGVVLQSGSPHEIYNSPQDPFVAQFVGSPGMNILNGDIEQGNKVLLSDSKDIWSLSNSKAGSDCYLGIRPHHIKLGHHPDGFTIRNRVDDVELGSHGKAIRIASHGIQLLVPYDEPINQGDSIDVTLPFEKITIFSKKVQYSNLSALWS